A window from Pseudomonas kribbensis encodes these proteins:
- the nhaB gene encoding sodium/proton antiporter NhaB codes for MSGSMAQAFAHNFLGHSPRWYKACIVGFLILNAVVLWSAGPVAAGWLLVIEFIFTLAMALKCYPLMPGGLLLIEALLLKMTTPQALYEELQHNFPVILLLMFMVAGIYFMKDLLLFLFSRLLLGVRSKMLLALMFCFLSAFLSAFLDALTVTAVIISAAVGFYSVYHRVASGNDPRQDSEFHDDQHLPKLHHEDLEQFRAFLRSLLMHGAVGTALGGVCTLVGEPQNLLIGHEMGWHFAEFFLKVAPVSLPVLVAGLLTCMLLEKLRWFGYGTLLPDNVRAVLADYAREDDAERTPRQRAALLVQGAAALILIAGLAFHVAEVGLIGLMVIVLITAFTGITDEHRLGSAFKDAMPFTALLVVFFAVVAVIHDQQLFAPLIQWVLALPADQQPGMLFIANGLLSAISDNVFVATIYITEVKQAFLSGHMSREHFETLAIAINTGTNLPSVATPNGQAAFLFLLTSAIAPLVRLSYGRMVWMALPYTVVMGLLGWYAVSYWL; via the coding sequence ATGTCCGGTTCGATGGCCCAGGCGTTCGCGCACAATTTTCTCGGGCATTCGCCCCGCTGGTACAAGGCGTGCATCGTCGGGTTCCTGATTCTCAACGCCGTGGTGCTGTGGTCGGCAGGTCCTGTCGCTGCCGGCTGGCTGCTGGTGATCGAGTTCATTTTCACCCTGGCCATGGCGCTCAAATGCTATCCGCTGATGCCCGGCGGCTTGCTGCTGATCGAAGCACTGCTGTTGAAGATGACTACGCCCCAGGCGCTGTACGAAGAGTTACAGCACAACTTTCCAGTGATCCTGCTGTTGATGTTCATGGTCGCCGGCATCTACTTCATGAAGGATCTGCTGCTGTTCCTGTTCTCGCGGCTGCTGCTCGGCGTGCGCTCGAAGATGCTGTTGGCGCTGATGTTCTGCTTTTTATCGGCGTTTCTTTCAGCCTTTCTCGACGCGCTGACCGTCACCGCCGTGATCATCAGCGCGGCCGTCGGCTTCTATTCGGTCTATCACCGTGTCGCCTCCGGCAACGATCCGCGCCAGGACAGTGAGTTCCACGACGATCAGCACTTGCCGAAGCTGCATCACGAGGATCTGGAACAATTCCGCGCCTTCCTGCGCAGCCTGCTGATGCATGGCGCTGTCGGGACTGCGCTGGGCGGCGTCTGCACACTGGTTGGCGAGCCGCAGAACCTGCTGATCGGCCACGAGATGGGCTGGCACTTCGCCGAATTCTTCCTCAAGGTCGCGCCGGTGTCCCTGCCGGTGCTGGTGGCCGGTCTGTTGACCTGCATGCTGCTGGAGAAACTGCGCTGGTTCGGCTACGGCACCTTGCTGCCGGACAATGTCCGCGCAGTGCTGGCCGATTACGCCCGTGAAGACGATGCCGAACGCACGCCTCGCCAGCGCGCCGCGCTGTTGGTGCAAGGCGCGGCCGCATTGATCCTGATTGCCGGCCTGGCGTTCCATGTCGCCGAAGTGGGCCTGATCGGTCTGATGGTCATTGTCCTGATCACCGCGTTTACCGGCATTACCGACGAGCATCGCCTGGGCAGCGCGTTCAAGGACGCCATGCCGTTCACTGCGCTGCTGGTGGTGTTTTTTGCCGTGGTGGCGGTGATCCATGATCAGCAACTGTTCGCGCCGTTGATCCAGTGGGTACTGGCACTGCCTGCCGACCAGCAACCGGGGATGCTGTTCATCGCTAACGGCCTGTTGTCGGCGATCAGTGACAACGTGTTCGTGGCGACGATCTACATCACCGAAGTGAAACAGGCATTCCTGTCCGGCCACATGAGCCGCGAACATTTCGAGACCCTGGCCATCGCGATCAACACCGGCACCAACCTGCCGAGCGTGGCGACGCCCAATGGTCAGGCCGCGTTCCTGTTTCTGCTGACGTCGGCGATTGCACCGCT